From one Leishmania panamensis strain MHOM/PA/94/PSC-1 chromosome 9 sequence genomic stretch:
- a CDS encoding histidine phosphatase, putative (TriTrypDB/GeneDB-style sysID: LpmP.09.0570), producing the protein MVRMRHAATTQYAHAQPHNFTDVFLLPFVSSSVSAAATGLALPHRFQPPQLRTMPPAHIFIVRHSERLDLTDREFAKSYSRPHDSPITEDGFVLARKLGEYLVNHYHIDPVDVVILSSPLLRCVQTSDGIVAGVLRAAAASAKVNTIPVYLEPAIMEGPYWMHLDMLNNPSVVEPNDGHFHCPEPVYNDAAFHRDSTSQHVQLHNPFPLHPAPIFTVKDKKLVDPSFPGRCIQASKKLLTVSELDGKTVVLVAHGETTLRALNAMKNVEMEPARNSTAYTGFVHVTCEGSGAETRVAVEFEPFATPHLSAEPKET; encoded by the coding sequence ATGGTGCGAATGCGTCATGCTGCCACGACAcaatacgcacacgcacagccgcaCAATTTCACTGACGTGTTCTTGCTTCCGTTTGTCTCTTCTTCAGtttctgccgctgctacggGCCTCGCCTTGCCTCACCGCTTTCAGCCTCCACAACTGCGCACCATGCCTCCAGCGCACATATTCATTGTCCGCCACAGCGAGCGGCTGGATCTCACGGACCGCGAGTTCGCCAAATCCTACAGCCGCCCGCACGACTCGCCAATCACTGAAGACGGCTTCGTCCTGGCGAGAAAACTGGGCGAGTACCTGGTCAACCACTACCACATCGATCCCGTCGATGTCGTCATTCTCAGCTCCCCTCTTCTGCGGTGCGTGCAGACCTCTGATGGAATCGTGGCCGGCGTCCtccgcgcggcggcagcgagcgcgaAGGTGAACACAATCCCTGTGTACCTTGAGCCTGCCATCATGGAAGGCCCGTACTGGATGCACTTAGACATGCTCAATAACCCGTCGGTCGTGGAGCCGAACGACGGTCACTTCCACTGTCCAGAACCCGTGTACAACGACGCAGCGTTCCACCGCGACAGCACCTCGCAGCACGTGCAGCTGCATAATCCGTTCCCCCTGCACCCCGCTCCGATCTTCACAGTAAAGGACAAGAAGCTTGTCGATCCGAGCTTCCCAGGGCGGTGCATACAAGCTTCAAAGAAGCTGCTGACCGTCTCAGAGCTGGATGGTAAAACGGTGGTGCTCGTAGCGCATGGCGAGACAACTTTGCGCGCACTGAATGCGATGAAGAACGTGGAGATGGAGCCGGCGCGCAACAGCACGGCCTACACGGGGTTCGTGCACGTCACCTGCGAGGGCAGTGGAGCGGAAACGCGGGTGGCTGTGGAGTTCGAACCCTTCGCGACGCCGCACCTCTCTGCAGAGCCGAAAGAGACGtag
- a CDS encoding hypothetical protein (TriTrypDB/GeneDB-style sysID: LpmP.09.0580), translating into MSASPPSLSTATASVAPRPPDTIAALLCDNCRCPIGSLWDVLPAEAAVPAWREQVYSYELDLFADGSPPIQAYSATNPNAHRFDLLRLTPYVTVHRASAPSSAAPPLDVGASQAYNRDTSTTVAAPLDAEKCEGPVQVEDASTAPAQPADATGPHDIASTTLHAPPFVECDTCVYSSEHSFFSGYAWCFCTCGNCGAFLGWGFAALDRLHAAQRLRRGDKSGSISETSNDNRIRKKGARQEEEVRQAEAEIDTAAATSSSQPAESNSAPVVLTARSLDQHQQSPCGEDEPCRSSAHASDLSPPHDSNDDDSDEYTSATTVTDSNGSDDSNAIGGSGHHRGGQMRISTGVAPDFIGIIITHCTGEPDYPIASLIREVEWRTARQRRHKRVQALTRHLRALLPQVRDSYHAHEIYHNFHTMEQLLYATPIFPLPRTSGGSAATVTALLSDVDEDGVPISMHAAVEAARIAVARQMNSDNSRDVNGSGCHSSSHEGDDSS; encoded by the coding sequence ATGAGTgcatcccctccctccctgtccACAGCCACCGCTTCGGTCGCCCCTCGCCCGCCTGACACCATCGCAGCTCTTCTCTGTGACAACTGTCGCTGCCCTATTGGTTCGCTGTGGGACGTGCtgccggcggaggcggcggttcCTGCGTGGAGAGAGCAGGTGTACAGCTACGAGCTGGACCTCTTTGCCGATGGGTCGCCGCCCATACAGGCGTACAGCGCCACGAACCCGAACGCACATCGGTTTGATCTGTTGCGTTTGACTCCATATGTGACAGTGCATCGAGCCTCAGCGCCAAGTAGCGCCGCTCCACCACTAGACGTGGGTGCTTCGCAGGCATATAACAGGGATACCTCGACTACGGTCGCTGCACCCCTCGACGCAGAGAAGTGCGAGGGACCAGTGCAGGTCGAGGATGCCTCCACAGCGCCTGCACAACCGGCGGATGCGACAGGACCGCATGATATTGCCTCCACCACGCTTCACGCACCGCCTTTCGTGGAGTGTGACACGTGCGTCTACTCCTCCGAGCACTCCTTCTTCTCCGGCTATGCGTGGTGCTTCTGCACCTGCGGCAACTGTGGCGCCTTCCTGGGGTGGGGTTTCGCCGCATTAGACCGCCTGCACGCTGCACAACGtctccgccgcggcgacaagagcggcagcatATCAGAGACCAGTAACGATAACCGTATACGCAAGAAGGGTGCCCGccaggaggaagaggtgagaCAAGCCGAGGCAGAAATCGACACAGCCGCAGCTACAAGCAGCAGCCAGCCTGCCGAGTCAAATTCCGCACCCGTAGTACTGACTGCTCGTTCCTTGGATCAACACCAACAATCGCCATGTGGGGAGGACGAACCctgcagaagcagcgcacacgctAGTGATCTTTCGCCGCCACACGACtccaacgacgacgacagcgatgaaTACACGTCCGCAACGACAGTCACtgacagcaacggcagcgacgacagcaaCGCCATCGGCGGTAGCGGCCATCATCGTGGTGGGCAAATGCGCATAAGCACCGGTGTAGCACCCGACTTCATTGGCATCATCATCACTCATTGCACCGGCGAGCCGGACTATCCCATAGCGTCCCTCATACGTGAGGTCGAGTGGCGCACAGCACGGCAACGACGCCACAAGCGGGTTCAAGCTCTAACACGTCACCTTcgcgccctcctcccacaaGTGAGAGACAGCTACCATGCGCATGAGATTTACCACAACTTCCACACGATGGAACAGCTGCTCTACGCCACCCCAATTTTCCCGTTGCCAAGGACATCAGGTGGATCCGCAGCCACGGTGACCGCACTCCTGTCCGACGTGGATGAAGACGGGGTGCCGATTAGCATGCACGCCGCGGTAGAGGCGGCACGCATCGCCGTAGCGCGGCAGATGAACAGCGACAACAGCAGGGATGtcaacggcagcggctgtcACAGCAGCTCGCACGAGGGAGACGATTCCTCGTag
- a CDS encoding surface antigen-like protein (TriTrypDB/GeneDB-style sysID: LpmP.09.0590): MYTTQHARCLNMAMLMVFVVCIFLLVGDVTRAALTGAQNASTLAFLQSFTVSMPDLADVWTGDEWCTWPYISCNSDTSTTLAIDNAGFTGSLPELQATVNGANVALTEIAVTNMNITGGFKDTWGGLTRVRVLNFTNTNLFGTIPMGWNAMRSLETVILKNCSACGSLPHWTLRGLKNIDVSQNVLRGPLPNTWGNIAGLQTISLVDNHFCGCKPPSWVSRALTNALFQAMGSGPFNVNCRSPTNCASEGARCSLAPPQYHDAAAPPPFMLLPVLTLILALMAIYAV; this comes from the coding sequence ATGTACACGACCCAGCACGCTCGTTGTCTCAACATGGCAATGCTGATGGTGTTTGTCGTGTGCATCTTTCTCCTCGTCGGTGACGTGACGCGTGCGGCTCTCACCGGTGCACAAAACGCCTCCACGCTTGCGTTTCTGCAGTCCTTTACGGTCTCGATGCCTGATCTGGCAGATGTGTGGACTGGGGATGAGTGGTGCACGTGGCCGTACATCAGCTGCAACTCTGACACGAGCACCACACTCGCCATCGACAACGCTGGGTTTACTGGCAGCCTTCCAGAGCTGCAAGCGACGGTCAATGGCGCCAATGTTGCTCTCACCGAGATTGCGGTGACTAACATGAACATCACAGGCGGCTTCAAGGACACCTGGGGGGGCCTCACGCGGGTGCGGGTGCTCAACTTCACGAACACCAACCTGTTTGGCACCATTCCCATGGGCTGGAACGCGATGCGCTCCCTGGAGACGGTCATCCTGAAGAActgcagcgcgtgcggcAGCCTGCCGCACTGGACGCTGCGGGGGCTGAAGAATATTGACGTGTCTCAAAACGTGCTGCGCGGTCCACTGCCGAATACGTGGGGCAACATCGCCGGCCTTCAGACCATTAGCCTCGTGGACAACCACTTCTGCGGCTGCAAACCGCCGTCTTGGGTGTCCCGAGCGCTCACCAATGCGCTCTTCCAGGCAATGGGCTCAGGGCCCTTCAACGTCAACTGCAGGTCTCCCACCAACTGTGCCTCCGAAGGCGCCAGGTGCTCCCTCGCCCCGCCGCAGTACCacgatgccgccgcccccccacCATTTATGCTGTTGCCCGTGTTGACTCTGATCCTGGCGCTGATGGCCATCTATGCCGTCTAG
- a CDS encoding ATP-dependent DNA helicase, putative (TriTrypDB/GeneDB-style sysID: LpmP.09.0600) has protein sequence MDASQTRAATHPADAALLLQAGAGSGKTQTMAARIAYLLQSGVPGHAILGICFTRQAAETLRERVRSILPSTLARQAHALKLKTFHAFGLECLRRFCVLQPDTHVLDARQQHQLARRVVDTYAQREKSSEAVADLVDYVNRVKTMKTPPIPQSDPGLQDAYLFPYYQKALHEEHNAVDFGDLQQMFYELLRPIPASALAAPQGSSGELEEQRASEGEHQPQQQGKLVPSHVCTALRAEYTHFVVDEFQDFNEIQVELLALLAGDACRVTCVGDPNQCIYTWRGAMPNVFGVWKKRFPQAAMLTLAMNYRSDGPIVEAANRVVKAAQLAHHHREERAVMLVQCASEEDELQAVPLVIEHVLRRRDARLGYGDIAILCRSRRRVQLYCDVLQSQRIPVRQLKGMSVDHLASMRSLLAFLRLCVSPHGPEGDTHVRTVLSTAPLHRLPAGAVKKFLLSLDSVCQARRSTEAAQIRSWRHTIHADDGGAQGQRSEDLRLGAACASAIGGGCPAVTTPGVHPETHSFFAVLQELVYHNFSQELFPKLEVSKRNQKNIRSVVRIVVHAKELLAQPSCDVEQVLRYVLREGGYEGDSMAAVAARTVTTSATTSGVKRVRNSADDWGDYRSADESSGRASASAYQPRLGALLMDQCASQHNQQQQRYGPSSASCSSAGLGGVSNRWGRRHHGSRRPGAAFGGDGAVEEDVLHPEEEAAVWREQRMNLSELVLHTYRSVQEALEREVAHELGREGDSGEGRGEEAPSLSRPSLPSSNHSNSRPQPFPKAAGTDDSVSNFSAGSTVTTRTVMQALRPPAVVLHRVLDEFVSLVSSDDYGPMREVGNADDPAGAAGVDTTGNGSRLPLSTSSHWIGQVTVGTVHRAKGMEWPAVLLPGCWIGEYPVRPREEEKRVFYVGMSRAMKHLLCFTAATREGGAGSSQAASGGDLLAQHTQSGALEPTPYLAAVGDKLERVTYVDLKRAYLKEQGYL, from the coding sequence ATGGACGCGTCGCAAACACGCGCCGCCACGCACCCGGCGGACGCTGCACTCCTACTGCAGGCcggtgctggcagcggcaaaaCCCAGACGATGGCGGCACGCATCGCCTACCTCCTCCAGAGTGGTGTCCCGGGACACGCCATCCTCGGCATCTGCTTCACGCGTCAAGCAGCGGAGACGCTTCGGGAGCGGGTGCGGTCTATCCTTCCTTCCACACTCGCCCGCCAGGCGCACGCCCTGAAGCTCAAGACGTTTCACGCCTTTGGCCTCGAATGCTTGCGCCGATTTTGTGTCCTCCAGCCCGATACGCACGTCCTCGATGcccgccagcagcaccaactcGCCCGTCGTGTTGTCGACACGTACGCGCAACGTGAAAAGAGCAGCGAGGCCGTGGCGGACCTCGTCGACTATGTGAATCGAGTGAAGACGATGAAGACGCCGCCGATTCCTCAATCGGACCCTGGCCTGCAGGATGCATACCTGTTCCCCTACTACCAAAAGGCCCTGCATGAGGAGCACAACGCCGTAGACTTTGGGGACCTGCAGCAGATGTTCTACGAGCTGCTCCGACCCATCCCCGCTAGCGCACTGGCAGCCCCGCAGGGAAGCAGTGGGGAGCTCGAAGAGCAGCGGGCCTCCGAGGGCGAGCACCAGCCCCAGCAACAGGGAAAGTTGGTCCCATCTCATGTCTGTACCGCGCTTCGTGCCGAATACACGCACTTCGTCGTCGACGAGTTTCAGGACTTCAACGAGATccaggtggagctgctggcgctgctggctggCGATGCGTGTCGCGTCACCTGCGTGGGAGACCCGAATCAGTGCATCTACACGTGGCGTGGCGCTATGCCAAACGTCTTTGGGGTGTGGAAGAAGCGCTTTCCCCAGGCGGCAATGCTGACGCTGGCGATGAACTACCGCAGCGACGGCCCCATTGTTGAAGCAGCCAACCGCGTGGTGAAGGCAGCTCAACTGGCACACCACCATCGTGAGGAGCGTGCCGTGATGCTCGTGCAGTGTGCCAGTGAGGAggatgagctgcaggcggtgcCACTGGTGATCGAGCACGTGCTACGCCGTCGCGATGCCCGTCTTGGCTACGGTGACATCGCCAttctctgtcgctctcgtcGCCGGGTGCAACTCTACTGCGATGTACTGCAGTCACAGCGCATtccggtgcggcagctgaaGGGAATGTCGGTGGACCATCTCGCAAGCATGCGCTCGTTGCTTGCCTTTCTGCGACTATGCGTGTCGCCGCACGGCCCGGAAGGCGACACGCATGTGCGCACGGTGCTGAGCACTGCCCCGCTGCATCGACTGCCGGCCGGGGCAGTCAAGAAGTTCCTCCTGTCGCTCGACTCGGTCTGTCAGGCACGCCGCTCAACGGAAGCGGCGCAGATACGCTCATGGCGCCACACCATTCACGCGGATGACGGAGGTGCACAGGGGCAGCGAAGTGAGGACTTGCGACTGGGCGCTGCGTGTGCCTCGGCGATCGGTGGTGGCTGCCCCGCTGTCACCACGCCTGGAGTCCATCCCGAGACGCACTCCTTCTTTGCCGTTTTGCAGGAACTCGTGTACCACAACTTTTCCCAGGAGCTGTTCCCCAAGCTGGAGGTATCCAAGAGGAACCAGAAGAACATCCGTAGCGTGGTACGCATCGTGGTGCACGCCAAGGAACTGCTCGCCCAGCCGTCTTGCGACGTCGAGCAAGTCCTTCGATATGTCCTGCGCGAAGGTGGCTACGAGGGTGACAGCATGGCAGCGGTAGCAGCTCgcaccgtcaccacctcAGCAACCACGAGCGGGGTGAAACGAGTGCGTAACTCCGCCGATGATTGGGGTGATTACCGCTCTGCTGACGAGTCTTCCGGGCGAGCCAGCGCTTCGGCGTACCAGCCTCGCCTTGGCGCCCTTCTCATGGATCAATGTGCCTCGCAGCACaatcaacagcagcagcgctacggcccttcttccgcctcctgcagcagcgccggcctCGGCGGTGTCAGCAACAGATGGGGTCGGCGACACCATGGCAGCCGACGACCAGGTGCCGCATTcggtggtgacggtgccgTCGAGGAAGACGTTTTGCAccccgaggaggaggcggcggtgtggcggGAACAGCGTATGAACCTCTCCGAGTTGGTCCTGCACACGTACCGCTccgtgcaggaggcgctggagcgTGAGGTGGCACATGAGCTGGGAAGGGAAGGCGACAGTGGTGAaggcagaggggaggaggcgccgtcgctgtcccGCCCGTCCCTGCCAAGCAGCAACCACAGCAATAGTCGGCCGCAACCGTTTCCCAAGGCAGCCGGAACTGATGACTCCGTCAGCAACTTCAGTGCGGGGAGCACCGTCACGACTCGGACCGTCATGCAGGCCTTGCGCCCACCCGCcgtggtgctgcatcgcGTGCTGGACGAGTTCGTGTCGCTTGTATCTTCGGATGACTACGGTCCCATGCGGGAGGTCGGGAACGCAGATGAcccagcaggagctgcaggggTGGACACCACCGGTAACGGCAGTCGCCTTCCCCTCAGCACTTCGTCACACTGGATCGGACAGGTCACTGTTGGCACTGTGCACCGCGCGAAGGGCATGGAGTGgcctgcggtgctgctgcctggGTGCTGGATCGGCGAGTACCCCGTGCGGCCacgcgaagaggaaaagcgcgTCTTCTACGTGGGCATGAGCCGCGCCATGAAGCACCTCCTGTGCTTCACCGCAGCCACGCGCGAGGGCGGAGCTGGCAGCAGCCAGGCGGCAAGCGGGGGAGACTTGCTCGCtcagcacacacaaagcgGAGCACTGGAGCCCACGCCGTACCTAGCCGCCGTGGGCGACAAGCTGGAGCGGGTCACCTACGTAGACCTCAAGAGGGCGTACCTGAAGGAACAGGGGTACCTGTGA
- a CDS encoding cyclin 1, putative (TriTrypDB/GeneDB-style sysID: LpmP.09.0610) — MLTREVEMCMQHMNSIRACLAGSGYGAFREPATIDHLISLVATPKTGVVSVAYVGTATYDLAEGQAEQTSLLLQRGCTVRPIQVADPAVKSVNDDDRDFIKATADIVLVSGGNTLYAVRRWEETGLAQLLKDAAARQVVLAGGSAGAICWFTSGHSDSADPATYLQASLKMAMLKAGLVPQDQITKMEAELAELSTSWSYIRVHGLNILAGLLCPHFDVTQGNGVRREEDFTEMLKRHPTERGIGLDHWALLILKGDGAYESVALPGKSRVPTSGDASSTAAVPGVFILDVVDGAAQRRRMPTTGLLSDLLRVPTGPVVSDPFERFHAMENPTASSGSL, encoded by the coding sequence ATGTTGACCAGAGAAGTAGAGATGTGCATGCAGCACATGAACTCCATTCGCGCCTGCTTGGCCGGCTCCGGCTACGGCGCCTTCAGAGAGCCAGCCACGATCGACCACCTCATCTCGCTCGTGGCGACACCCAAGACTGGCGTGGTGAGTGTCGCCTACGTTGGTACCGCCACCTACGACCTCGCAGAGGGCCAGGCGGAGCAGACATCCCTTCTACTGCAACGTGGCTGCACGGTGCGGCCGATCCAAGTCGCTGACCCTGCCGTGAAGTCGGTTAATGACGACGATAGGGACTTTATCAAAGCCACTGCCGACATCGTACTCGTTTCGGGCGGGAACACACTCTAcgcggtgcggcggtgggAAGAGACGgggcttgcgcagctgctgaaagacgctgcggcgcgtcAGGTCGTGCTGGCCGGTGGCAGTGCCGGTGCGATCTGCTGGTTCACCTCAGGGCACAGTGACTCCGCGGACCCGGCAACGTACCTGCAGGCGTCATTGAAGATGGCGATGCTGAAGGCGGGCCTGGTCCCACAGGATCAGATTACCAAAATGGAGGCAGAACTCGCAGAGCTCAGCACCTCCTGGTCCTATATCCGTGTCCATGGCCTTAACATTCTGGCGGGTCTGCTGTGTCCCCACTTTGACGTAACTCAAGGCAATGGTGTACGACGTGAAGAAGACTTTACCGAGATGCTGAAGCGGCACCCAACCGAGCGGGGCATTGGCCTGGATCACTGGGCCCTGCTCATTCTGAAGGGCGATGGCGCATACGAAAGCGTTGCGCTGCCGGGCAAGAGCCGCGTCCCAACCTCCGGCGATGCCTCGtccacggcagcggtgccgggAGTTTTTATCCTCGACGTGGTGGACGGTGCTGCCCAGCGACGCCGCATGCCTACAACGGGGCTGCTGTCGGACCTCCTGCGGGTGCCGACGGGGCCGGTGGTGTCGGACCCGTTTGAGCGTTTCCACGCGATGGAAAATCCGACGGCATCGTCCGGGTCGTTATAA